One Cryptomeria japonica chromosome 9, Sugi_1.0, whole genome shotgun sequence genomic window carries:
- the LOC131858646 gene encoding protein SUPPRESSOR OF npr1-1, CONSTITUTIVE 1-like produces the protein MFDLRRCNKLEKIESLESLTSLETLIIHDCTELNTLPSLAEATSLKWVEVIGCNKLEKIESLESLTSLETLLIYDCIELNTLPSLAEATSLKKFDLISLETLLIYDCIELNTLPSLAEATSLKKFDLIRCNKLEKIESLESLTSLETLCIYDCTKLNTLPSLAEATSLKKFDLRCCNKLEKIESLESLTSLETLCIYDCTELNTLPSLAEATSLKMFNLRRCNKLEKIESLESLTSLETLLIYDCTELNTLPSLAEATSLKMFDLRRCNKLEKIESLETLTSLETLIIHDCTELNTLPSLAEATSLKMFDLRCCNKLEKIESLESLTSLETLLILDCTELNTLPSLAEATSLKMFDLRRCNKLEKIESLESLTSLETLIIHDCTKLNTLPSLAEATSLKMFDLRCCNKLEKIESLESLTSLETLCIYDCTELNTLPSLVEATSLKMFDLRGCNKLEKIESVESLTSLETLIIRDCTELNTLPSLAEATSLKWVEVIGCNKLEKIEGLESLTSLKTLLIHDCTELNTLPSLAEATSLRSLK, from the coding sequence ATGTTTGATTTGAGACGCTGCAACAAATTGGAGAAGATAGAAAGTTTAGAAAGCCTGACATCATTGGAGACACTCATAATACATGACTGTACAGAATTGAACACCCTTCCAAGTCTTGCAGAGGCAACTTCTTTAAAGTGGGTTGAAGTGATAGGCTGCAACAAATTGGAGAAGATAGAAAGTTTAGAAAGCCTGACATCATTGGAGACACTCCTAATATATGACTGTATAGAATTGAACACCCTTCCAAGTCTTGCAGAGGCAACTTCTCTAAAGAAgtttgatttgatatcattggagACACTCCTAATATATGACTGTATAGAATTGAACACCCTTCCAAGTCTTGCAGAGGCAACTTCTCTAAAGAAGTTTGATTTGATACGCTGCAACAAATTGGAGAAGATAGAAAGTTTAGAAAGCTTGACATCATTGGAGACACTCTGTATATATGACTGTACAAAATTGAACACCCTTCCAAGTCTTGCAGAGGCAACTTCTCTAAAGAAGTTTGATTTGAGATGCTGCAACAAATTGGAGAAGATAGAAAGTTTAGAAAGCCTGACATCATTGGAGACACTCTGTATATATGACTGTACAGAATTGAACACCCTTCCAAGTCTTGCAGAGGCAACTTCTCTAAAGATGTTTAATTTGAGACGCTGCAACAAATTGGAGAAGATAGAAAGTTTAGAAAGCCTGACATCATTGGAGACACTCCTAATATATGACTGTACAGAATTGAACACCCTTCCAAGTCTTGCAGAGGCAACTTCTCTAAAGATGTTTGATTTGAGACGCTGCAACAAATTGGAGAAGATAGAAAGTTTAGAAACCCTGACATCATTGGAGACACTCATAATACATGACTGTACAGAATTGAACACCCTTCCAAGTCTTGCAGAGGCAACTTCTCTAAAGATGTTTGATTTGAGATGCTGCAACAAATTGGAGAAGATAGAAAGTTTAGAAAGCCTGACATCATTGGAGACACTCCTAATATTGGACTGTACAGAATTGAACACCCTTCCAAGTCTTGCAGAGGCAACTTCTCTAAAGATGTTTGATTTGAGACGCTGCAACAAATTGGAGAAGATAGAAAGTTTAGAAAGCCTGACATCATTGGAGACACTCATAATACATGACTGTACAAAATTGAACACCCTTCCAAGTCTTGCAGAGGCAACTTCTCTAAAGATGTTTGATTTGAGATGCTGCAACAAATTGGAGAAGATAGAAAGTTTAGAAAGCCTGACATCATTGGAGACACTCTGTATATATGACTGTACAGAATTGAACACCCTTCCAAGTCTTGTAGAGGCAACTTCTCTAAAGATGTTTGATTTGAGAGGCTGCAACAAATTGGAGAAGATAGAAAGTGTAGAAAGCCTGACATCATTGGAGACACTCATAATACGGGACTGTACAGAATTGAACACCCTTCCAAGTCTTGCAGAGGCAACTTCTCTAAAGTGGGTTGAAGTGATAGGCTGCAACAAATTGGAGAAGATAGAAGGTTTAGAAAGCTTGACATCATTGAAGACACTCCTAATACATGACTGTACAGAATTGAACACCCTTCCAAGTCTTGCAGAGGCAACTTCTCTAAGAAGTTTGAAGTGA